In Erigeron canadensis isolate Cc75 chromosome 8, C_canadensis_v1, whole genome shotgun sequence, the DNA window CCACTGCCATTATTATCGCCGCATCGTGCGGGCATtcgtctagtatatatatatatatatatatatagaaaaaggtTTATGTGAGAACCATTTGGATTATAAGAACTATgagaacttttatattataatttgatgttcatatgtgaatggtatATATGAACATATTCGTTCATATATGAACTATCAAATTATACTTATAATTACATGTGTTCATATGTCAatagttctcacatgaaccttaccctatatatataatatcataaggtTCTTAATTGTGAGTACCTTTATATGTATGAATACCTTGAGAATTCTAAAATTATGTATTAGatcataatttaataattttagtcccttgttaacaataatccaagttcatacgaaaaaaaaaaaaaaatagaagctAAAAACATGTAAAGTTATGTATTAATAGATTTGTTGATATGTGAGTGTAGTTTGTCACATgtatcattcacatatgaactacCCTTATATATGTTGCCTCTTATAATCTCACGATCCGAGGAAAATCCATTAACTTGTTCGCCCATAAACACAACGATGAATTAATGATATAACTTGATGCTTGCTATATATTCAAGTGGGTCTCCCCGAATCAAGACATCGTCGAAAGACACCGATGGCATTAGTAGACTTTTGAAATGGACACTAGCTTGTTTCTAAAGGtaccaaaatttaaaaaaataggcTGACACAATGAGAACACGGTTTTTGTTAGAAAccttccttttttatatatagcaGTGCCATTGTACCGTATCCATCATATCTATCACATATATAGTAGTAACAATTAAGAAAGAAACAATTAATGGAGTTGATATATCTAATACTCTCCCCCATTATTATTTCCTTGTTCTTCCTCTTCCATGGCCTCAACCTTTATCGGAGGAGAAGGCTACCTCCTGGTCCCCTCGGCCTTCCCATCCTCGGCAATCTCCTCGACCTTGGGGCAAAACCGCACGAGTCCCTTGCCAAGCTTTCCCAGAAACACGGGCCCCTTATGACCATCCGACTAGGCGGCATCACAGCCGTTGTGGCATCCACACCCGAGGCTGCAAGAGAAATCCTTCAACGCAATGATGTAGCATGCTCGGGTCGTCCTGTCCCAGACGCTGTCACCACCTTAAAACACCCTGACACGGCCGTGCTATGGATACCACCCAACGAAACATGGCGGGCCATTAGAAAGGCCCTTAACCTGTATCTCATCAACCAACATAAACTTGACTCCCTCATGCAAGTCCGTGAAAACGTTGTGGAAGGTATGTTAGAGTTCCTTCGGGAGTCTGCAGGGCAGGAAAAGAGAGCCGTGGACATTGGAACGATGGCATTTGGGGTGGCATTGAACCAGTTTGCTAACAcgtttttttcaaaaaacatgTCTGGCTACGAGTCCAGAGAGATCAAGGGGTTTCAAACAGCTGTGGAGATTGCGATGGAAGTGCAGGGCAAGTTCAATCTAGCAGACATATTTCCGGTCCTGAAAACGTTGGATCCGCAGAAGGTAAGGGTGCGGGCAAAGGCGACTTTCGACTGGTTGGATGACGTGATTCAAGGTTTTGTAAATGAGAGGCTAAAACATCGAGAGGCCAAGCTTCCAAGGTTTAATGATATGTTGGATTCGCTGCTGGATTTTAGTGAAGAAGATGACAAAGTCGACTTCAATCTCACCCACATCAGGACTTTACTTGgggtaaattaaattaaatacttCCATTTTCTCTACTATttactatatatgtatttccgccattttaagagtattattttattggttGTACGTAATCGATCTTATTTAGGACAATTGTGTAAAATAATCGTCTGCCTTAAATTTAAAGCTGAAAGCTTTTTAATccacaaattaaaaacataattccCATGAATTGAATGAACCACACAGATTTAGTTTGATGCTAacgaaaatatataaatataacgtAACGAGATGCTAAGAAGAGCTATATCGATTGACGATGATtaattggttatatatatatatatatatataaatggcaGGATGTGACGGTTGCAGGAACAGACACGATTGCAAGCTCAACCTCATGGGTAATGGCTGAATTGTTACTTCACCCTGATATGTTTATGAGAGTCCGTAAAGAAGTCGGCGAAATAGTGGGAGAAGATGGAAAAGTTGAAGAGGCCAAACTCCTTGACCTGCCTTACTTGGATGCTGTTATCAAAGAAACAATGCGACTTCATGCAGGGTCACCTCTTTTGGCACCTCACATAACCGAGACACAAGTCAAAATCGGCAACTATCTTTtaccaaaaaacacacatatttTTGTGAATGCATGGTCCATGGCACATGACCCAAAGTATTGGGATAACCCGATGGTGTTTATGCCAGAAAGGTTCTTGGGAAGCAAGGTTGATTACAAGGGGCAGTATTTCGAGTTTATACCGTTTGGGTCAGGCAGAAGAAGGTGTCCTGGAATGCCGTTGGCTCATAGGATGCTGAGTTTGATAGTGGCCTCATTTGTGTATCATTTCGATTGGGAGCTTCCTTATGCCGCAGAAAAGATGGACATGAGTGACAAGTACGGGCTTACATTGCTTAAGGCAACACCCCTTGTTGCTACCCCTATACCGGCGGCCTCTCAATAATTAATACTACTCCAATTAGTAGTGACGACTACGTACTGCTAATTAAATAAATACCGAGTGTATTCCAAGATTGAAATGCCCGGACTGGCAGAAATCCATCCATCAAACTATTAAgggttacatacatatatactactAGAATAAGCTTCACACATACGGGTATGAAAATAATTATTAGTAAACGAATGAGTATTTGTGTTGCATATCTATATATCATTCTAGCTATAGCATCTACTGTTATATggttatatatgatatgatgtctTGACTATATATTTAGTGAATATGTAATACAGTAATTTggtaatatactcgtatatatatagttacattattaattGTGAGAAATATTCATATTTGGATGGCATCGTACACGATTATTGTGGGGTAAAAGCATAGCTCTAAAAAGTACTACTAAATAAAGTTTTGCTAGAGTTATCCCACATCTATTCGTATATACCCATTTTATCAACTCTCTATATGTATGATCaataaatacggagtaatataattatgaaaagtaCTACTAAATAAGATGCATGGGTCTATATTATTGTGATTCAGTCAAAGAATTGACATCGAAcggaagtatatatataatttaaaaatgttacTACTTTTCAAACGTGTAACAACTTAACCTGCGTAATTAATTTCATCTATGAGCGCGCATTGAATGATAAGTTCAGAATCAAACATTACAAGCTAGCGtatatcattttcttaattaagGCACACCTCCGATCGACTTAATTGATCATCAGCGCTGCATCTTGGAAAACTTGCTACGCCGTATTTAGTTATGTCTGGACTTATttgctttctttctttctttctttctttctttctttctttcatctaacataaataattaaaaatggtCAATGCAATGCCACTGTATATATATGCTTGAATCCAATTAAGTTCAGAagttagctagctagctagctagctactcGACATGAATTCATGGCTGCTGAATGAGTAACATTATTAAcaaataaatgttatattttattgaCAGTGACTCTTTACAAGTATTTGTACCAATCTTAAAAGTGAATGCTTTACTATGGGACGAAGTGCTGAGTTCAACCTTGAAATTTCTGACATCGCTGTGACAATCATTTAACTTTCATGTTTGACAAGGGATAATTCGTTACAAttattgtaattttgtttttgtttggttaTCCATTAACTTGCTTAAAGAGGATagtatacataattacatacgaGGGTTGGTGCCCGCACGTTGTGGCGGTTAAACagtgataataatacaaaatagtGGAAGAGGAAtcgatatgcgtgtgtgtaaatagaaaggagagaaagaagtgatTGTATGTTAGATATTGTGTTTAGAAATATAGAATTAGAGATAATGTGTGAATTAGGGGCAATATGAGGATATTGAAAAGATtgctgaatttcctaaaatagaaagtctaatatgttttataagggattatagaagtaggggtattttaggaataatgaaaaattgcttaatttcttaattccAATAccttttataagggtttatagatatcATATATGTAGCAGATTAAGCCAAGGTGAACTGGGCTTTCGAGATTTAGCCCAAATAATGGAAACTAATTTTATAGTTAAAGAGTTCTAGAGGTGGGCAAAATATCCGGTTCTGAAAAAACTGATTTGGATTATCTAGGAACTTGAATTAATTAGAACCGGTTCCTCAAGAACCGATAGATAGGAACCGATTCccctttttttcaaaaaatcgGTCCCGAACCGTTTCCGGAAACCAATCCGAATAACCGGTCCGGAACTGCTGTAGCGGAAGATTTAGGATAAATAATTGAACCTGGTGATTTTAAGAATACCAAGGGATAACTCTTCTAGCTATCGTTGATTCACAACGAATACCGATAATCAAGGAattcacacactaacacacacatgCAACACTACAAAAAAAGAGGCCTTCAGAGACTGAAAAATCAGTCGCTGTTGATTATTCAGAGACTACAGCTTAGTCGTAGAAAGTATCAGCCTATATAAAATAGGAAAATCAGTCTCTATTATTCAATTATGTGATAGAAAGGAAAACATGAAATTTCTATCATATATCAATAATCAAAACTATTTTACAAAGCATCGtaaccaaacatatatatagtgacACTAGTATTTAATTTGACCTCCATAATTATTAAATAACCAAATAATAACTCATCAAGTATTAAGGTTATGGACCCCAAAAGTCAAGTTTGTGTGACAACCTCTCACGTTCCAACTTCAAATGGTTATTGCACATAATTGTGGATAATTTTAGTTTACTTCTAAGATGTCCAAAATCACCAAGAACTTGACCGACATCATTCTCCCCTGGTTGAAAAGAACTCAACCTCGAGTTTTTCTTTGGATCAAGCCACCCGGGTTGAATGGGATATCGGGTCGTTGGGTTGAAACCATCAAATTCGATGTTGAAAACACGATGGACAAAGATAAAGATGCTTCTTGATTCAAAGAACACTGTCCAACTCTTCGAATTTCCAACATCCATGAAAAAAGCCCTGTGATTATTTCATCACTGAATTGCCCGATGGCTTGAAATAGAATGCTTCCATGTCGAGCCATATGTTTTACAAGTGTTGGAATTTGTGATCTAGCATCCATGTGAAGATGAGTCATGTCGACTGTTTTTTCATTCACCAAAAAGTTGACTTGTAGTGGACAAACAATGCATGATCATATCTTGGTATTATCCGTTTGAGTTACAAGCATAAATATTTCATCATCTTTTGCATATTTTGGAATATGGAAGTCTTCAAAAACTGCACCTTCATCCATCCAAGAATAGCATTCTTCATCCTTATATTCATCGTAAATGGGTGGataatcatatattatattaacacTAGAAGACATCCTGATCATGATTTCGGCTCTTTTCGGCTTTGTTACCAACTGATGTAGCAGAAGATTTGGGATAAATAATTAAACCTGTTGATTCTAAGAATACTCATGGACAATTCTTCTAGCTATCGTTGATTCGCAATGAATACCGATAATAATGGAATTCACATACTAACACACATGTGATAGAgaagaaaacatgaaatttcatatataaataatcaaaactatTTTACAAAGCATCGTCACCAATTATATACAGTGACACTAGTATTTAATATCACCCccataattattaaataatcaaataataactaATCAAGAATTAAGGTTATGGACCCCAAAAGTCAAGCTTGTGTGACAACCTCTCGCGTTCCAGCTTTAAATGGTTATTGCACATAATTGtagataatttattttacttctAAGATGTCCAAAATCACCAAGAACTTGACCGACATCAGGAACCGATTTTTCCGACTGACGAAACTAGCCGTTACTAGCCGT includes these proteins:
- the LOC122579600 gene encoding geraniol 8-hydroxylase-like produces the protein MELIYLILSPIIISLFFLFHGLNLYRRRRLPPGPLGLPILGNLLDLGAKPHESLAKLSQKHGPLMTIRLGGITAVVASTPEAAREILQRNDVACSGRPVPDAVTTLKHPDTAVLWIPPNETWRAIRKALNLYLINQHKLDSLMQVRENVVEGMLEFLRESAGQEKRAVDIGTMAFGVALNQFANTFFSKNMSGYESREIKGFQTAVEIAMEVQGKFNLADIFPVLKTLDPQKVRVRAKATFDWLDDVIQGFVNERLKHREAKLPRFNDMLDSLLDFSEEDDKVDFNLTHIRTLLGDVTVAGTDTIASSTSWVMAELLLHPDMFMRVRKEVGEIVGEDGKVEEAKLLDLPYLDAVIKETMRLHAGSPLLAPHITETQVKIGNYLLPKNTHIFVNAWSMAHDPKYWDNPMVFMPERFLGSKVDYKGQYFEFIPFGSGRRRCPGMPLAHRMLSLIVASFVYHFDWELPYAAEKMDMSDKYGLTLLKATPLVATPIPAASQ